Genomic DNA from Triticum dicoccoides isolate Atlit2015 ecotype Zavitan chromosome 4B, WEW_v2.0, whole genome shotgun sequence:
tcaatctctattttaaaatcgagctctggcacctctacaaatccttgcttccctctacgaagggcctatctatttacttttatgttgattcatcacccttcttattaaaaatcacccgctggagagcacactgctaTTTGCATTCataattattggtttatattgggtatgacttgactggatctcttttaccatgaattacaatgtttagtcagtccttgatctttaaaggtgctctgcatttatattttgcagtctcagaaagggctagcgagataccatcttgttataccatgttatgattattttgagaaagtgttgtcatccgagttttattattatggctcgctagctgactaTGCTATTGATatcagtaattgtgagacctaattgttattgtgagtatggttagttcataatatttgctgaaacttgaatgctggcttttcatgtttacaacaacaagagaaaatagagtttgtaaaagtttttctttatcactttcagtttatcaacagaattgcttgaggacaagcaaaggtttaagcttgggggagttgatacgtctccaacgtatctacttttacaaacacttttgcccttgttttggactctaacttgcatgatttgaatgaaactaacccggactgacgctgttttcagcacaactgccattatgttgttttatgtgtagaaaagaaaagttctcggaatgtcctgaaaatccacggaggcactttttggaattaataagaatttctgggtgaaagaaatacaccagggggcccacgacctGTCCACAAgacgccccccccctatagggcgcgcccccctatcttgtgggcccgttggacctccaccgacctcaactccaactccatatattcaagttcggggagaaaaaaatcacagagaaagtttcatcgcgttttacgacacggagccgccgccaagccctaatctctctcgggagggctgatctggagtccgttctgggctccggagagggggattcatcgccgtcatcatcatcaaccatcctccatcaccaatttcatgatgctcactgccgtgcatgagtaattccatagaAGGCtttctagacggtgatgggttggatgagatttaccatgtaatcaagttagttttgttagggtttgatccctagtatccactatgttctgagattgatgttgctatgactttgctatgcttaatgcttgtcactagggcccgagtgccatgatttcatatctgaacctattatgttttcatgaatatatgtgtcttcttgatcctatcttgcaagtctatagtcacctattatgtgttatgatccgacaatcccaaagtgacaataatcgggatacttctcggtgatgaccgtagtttgaggagttcatgtattcactatgtgctaatgctttgttccggttctctattaaaaggaggccttaataccccttagtttccgctaggaccccgctgccatgggagggtaggacaaaagatgtcatgcaggttcttttccataagcatgtatgactatttacggaatacatgcctacattacattgatgaactggagctagttctgtgtcaccctatgttataactattacatgaggaatcgcatccggcataattatccatcactgatccattgcctacaagctcttcacatattgttcttcgcttatttacttttccgttgctaccgttacaactactacaaaaacccaaaaactgttatctttacttttgccaccgttacctttattatcatactactttgctactaaatactttgctgcagatactaagttatccaggtgtggttgaattgacaactcaactgctaatactcaagaatattctttggctccccttgtgtcgaatcaataaatttgggttgaatactttaccctcaaaagttgttgcgatcccctacacttgtgggttatcaagactaatttctggggcttagctgcgaccccgtaatcgcctaagttaaaaacattccgagtggagagcaatcctcccactcgggggcttagctgcgaccctgtaatcgcctaagttaaaaacatttcgagtggagagcaatcctcccactcgggggcttagctgcgaccccgtaatcgcctaagttaaaaaaacattccgagtggagagaaatcctcccactcagggcttagctgcgaccccNNNNNNNNNNNNNNNNNNNNNNNNNNNNNNNNNNNNNNNNNNNNNNNNNNNNNNNNNNNNNNNNNNNNNNNNNNNNNNNNNNNNNNNNNNNNNNNNNNNNNNNNNNNNNNNNNNNNNNNNNNNNNNNNNNNNNNNNNNNNNNNNNNNNNNNNNNNNNNNNNNNNNNNNNNNNNNNNNNNNNNNNNNNNNNNNNNNNNNNNNNNNNNNNNNNNNNNNNNNNNNNNNNNNNNNNNNNNNNNNNNNNNNNNNNNNgaccccgtaatcgcctaagttaaaaaacactccgagtggagagcaatcctcccgctcGAGGGCTtaactgcgaccccgtaatcgcctaagttaaaaacattccgagtggagagcaatcctcccactcgggggcttagctgcgaccctgaaatcgcctaagttaaaaacactccgagtggagagcaatcctcccactcagagttTAGCTGCGACCCtaaaatcgcctaagttaaaaacactccgagtggagagcaatcctcccactcgggactTAGCCGCGACCCcaaaatcgcctaagttaaaaacattccaagtggagagcaatcctcccacttggagaCTTAGCCGCGACACCGTAATCGCCTAAGTCACAAATATCCTCTGAGCTacatgctacatcttgagcttgcgttggtttccgttgaaaaggaaagggtgatgcagcaatagtagtgtaagtatttccctcagtttttgagaaacaaggtatcaatccagtaggaggctcctcaaaagtcccacgcacctacacaagcaaacaagaaatcgcaaccaacgcaataaaggggttgtcaatcccttcacggccacttgcgaaagtgagatctgatagagataatatgataagataaatatatttttggtattttataatatatattggaaaagtaaagatgcaaataaaagtagattgaaagcttatatgatgaaagatagacccgggggccataggtttcactaatggcttctctcaagatagcataagtattacggtgggtgaacaaattactgccgagcaattgatagaaaagagaatagttatgagattatctaggcatgatcatgtatataggcatcacgtccgtgacaagtagaccgactcctgcctacatctactactattactccacacatcgaccgctatccagcatatgcatctagagtattaagttcataaagaacatagtaacgcattaagaaagatgacacgatgtagagggataaactcatgcaatatgatataaaccccatctttttatcctcgatggcaacaatacaatacgtgccttgctgcgccTGCTAtctctgggaaaggacaccgcaagattgaacccaaagctaagcacttctcccattgcaagagagaccaatctagtagtccaaaccaaactgataattcgaagagacttgcaaagataacttaatcacacataaaagaattcagaggagattcaaatatttctcatagataaacttgatcataaacccacaattcatcggatctcgacaaatacaccgcaaaaagagttacatcgaatagatctccaagaagatcaaggagaacatagtattgagattcaaagagagagaagaagccatctagctaatagctatggacccgaaggtctgtggtaaactactcacaactcatcggagaggctatggtgttgatgtagaagccttccgtggttgattccccctccggcggagcgccggcaaaggctccaagatgggatctcgcggatacagaaggttgcggcggtggaattaggttttggttgTCGcccttgatgttctcggggtacgtgagtatatataggaggaataagtaggttggtggacgtccgacgggcccacaagatagggggggcgccctccacccttgtggcctcctcgattgcttcttgacttgcactccaagtcctctggatcacgtttgttccaaaaagatcgcctccaaaggtttcattccgtttggactccgtttcttttcttcgaaacactgaaataggcaaaaaaaacagcaatatgggctaggcctccggttagtaggttagtccaaaaaatgatataaaagtgaaaagtaaagcccataaacatccaaaacgggtaatataatagcatggaacaatcaaaaattatagatacgttggagacgtatcaagcatccccaagcttaattcctgctcgtcctcgagtaggtaaatgatagaaacagaatttttgatgtggaatgctacctagcataattctcaatgtaattttctttattgtggcatgattgttcagatccaaatgatccaagataaaagcttataaaacataaaaaatagtaatactcaaagcatactaacaaataatcatgtcctatcaaaatatcatagccaaagaaagcttatccctacaaaatcatatagttaggccatgcttcattttcattacacaaaatactcccatcatgcacaaccccggtctcagccaagcaattggttcatactttttaacgtgcttcagctttttcaactcttatgcaatacatgagcgcaagccatggacatagcactatggtggtataaggtggtggttgtgaggacaaaaagggagaagatagtctcacatcaactagccgtatcaacgggctatggaaatgcccatcaatagatatcaatgtgagtgagtagggattgccatgcaacaaatgcactagagctataaatgtatgaaagctcaacaaaagaaactaagtggatgtgcatccaacttgcttgctcacgaagacctagggcattttgaggaagcccatcattggaatatataagccaagttctgtaatgaaaaattcccactagtatatgaaagtgacaacacaagagactctctatcatgaagatcatggtgctattttgaagcacaagtgtggaaaagagatagtattattgtcccttctctctttttctctcattttttttatttggcctttctctttttttggcctttcttattttttttatttggtgggcactTTGGCCTCTTTTTGTTttattaaagtccgaagtctcatcccgacttgtgggggaatcatagtcttcatcatcctttccttacttgggacaatgctctaataatgaagatcatcacatttttattaatttacaactcaagaattacaactcaacacttagaacaaaatatgactctatatgaatgcctccggcggtgtatcgggacatgtaatgaatcaagagtgacatgtatgaaaattatgagggtggccttgccacaaatacgatgtcaactacatgagcatgcaaagagcaatatgacaatgatggagcgtgtcataataacggaacggtgaaaagttgcatggcaatatatctcggaatggctatggaaatgccataataggtaggtatggtggctgttttgaggaaggtaaataatgggtgcatgataccggcgaaagttgcgcggtataatagaggctagcaaagtggaagggtgagtgtgcgtatatccatggactcacattagtcataaagaactcatatacttattgcaaaagtctacttgccctcgaagcaaagtactactatgcatgctcctagggggagggttggtaggagttaaccatcgtgcgaacccgacctccactcataaggaaggcaatcaaaagagcacctcatgcaacaaatttgtcacacaacttttaccatacgtgcatgctacgggacttgccaacttcaacacaagtatttctcaatttcataattacccactagcatgactctaacattaccacctttatatctcaaaacaattatcaagcgtcaaattgatcctagtgtctaatgcactttctatgatagtttttattatacccaacttggatgctcatcattctaggaccaaattcataaccatagcaaataccatgctgttctaaaagactctcaaaataatataagtgaagcatgatatatcaacaatttcttcaaaattaagccaccgccgtgctctaaaagatataagtgaagcactagagcaaatactatctagctcaaaagatataagtgaagtgcatagagtattctaataaattctaatcaagtgggcttatcccaaaaggtatgtacagcaaggatgattgtgaaaaactaaaaagcaaagactaatatcatacaagacgctccaagcaaaacacatatcatgtggcgaataaaaatatagctccaagtaaagttaccgataaacgaagacgaaagaggggatgccttccgggggcatccacaagcttaggattttggctattattgaatatattggggttccatgggaatccccaagcttaggctcttgccactccttattctatagtccatcaaatctttacccgaaacttgaaaacttcacaacacaaaactcaacaggaaatctcataagctccgttagggaaagaaagaaaaaccaccacataaggtactgtaatgaactcattctttatttatattggtggtaaacctactgtattccaagttctctatggtttgtaccacttaatactagccatagatgcatcaaaataagcaaacaacacacgaaaaacagaatctgtcaaaaacataacagtctgtagcaatctgtaactctcgaatacttctggaactctaaaaatcctaccaaaataggaagtcctgggcaatttgtctatggatctacagaaaaaagaatcaacgcaaaatcacatttctgtgaattactaaacttattttcgtgcgcgcaaagtttctgtttttcagcagaatcaaattaactattaccataggttatcctataggttctacttggcacaaacactaaataaaacataaaaaacatctaaacagaaggtagatgcaaaatttattactaaacaggagcaaaaacaaaaacacaaataaagttgcctcccaactagagctatcatttaacgcccctagctaggcataaaagcgaggatggatctaagtagtgccatccttggcactcaattcataagtagctcgcatgatagattcataaggtaatttaactttctttcttggaaagtgctccatgcctttccttaatggaaattggaatctaatattctcttccttcatatcaataatcacaccaatcattctaaggaaaggtctaccaagaataatagggcaagaaagattgcaatctatatcaagaacgataaaatctacgggcaccaaattcctatttacAAAAAtgataacatcattgatccttcccattggctttttaatggtggaatccacaaggtgcaaatttaaagagcaatcatcaagatcatggaaacctagactatcacataaagttttcggaatcgtggaaacactagcacccaagtcacacaaagcataacactcatgatctttaattttaatctttatagtaggttcccacttatcataaagttttctaggtatagaaacttccaaattaagtttttcatcgaaagattgcatcaaggcatcaacaatatgtttggtaaaagctttattttgactataagcatgaggagaattcacaacggattgcaacaaggaaatacaatcttctaaagaacaattatcataattaaattccttgaaatccaagatagtgggttcaatgctatttaaagtcttgacctctccaatcccacttttaccaaatttagcatcaagatctaaaaactccgaatcattgggacgccttttaactaaagttgactcatctccagtcccatcattattaagattcatattgcaaaaccaagatctaataggggacacatcaataactttaagatcttcatcattactttcatggaaactagaagaacacgcctttataaagaaatctttcttagcacgcaatctagcggttctttctttgcactcatcaatggaaattctcatagctttgagagactcattgatatcatgcttatgagGAGTAGATCtaaatttcaaagaatcaacatcaagcgagagtctatcaacgttcctagccaaatcatcaactttgagcaatttctcttcaagcaaggcattaaaattcttttgagagatcataaattctttaacactattctcaaaatcagacggcatcttattaaaattaccataagaattattttaggaatttccataattgttagatGAATTActagaacggtctaggattaaagtttcctctataagcattgttaccaaaattattcctaccaacaaaattcacatccaaagattcattattattctcaatcaaagtagacaaaggcatatcattgggatcaataggagcactcttatagtagcaaacaatttcataagttcatccatctttccactcaaaacattaatttcttctatagcatgcacttttttactagtagatctttcggtgtgccattgagaataattagccataatattttcaaggagttttgtagcttctcctaaggtgattttgataaacgtgcctcccgcggccgaatctaaaagatttctagaagcaaaattcaatccggcataaaaattttgtatgatcatccataaattcaaaccatgagtagggcaattgtgaatcatcaatttcattctttcccaagattgggaaacatgctcatgatcaagttgtttaaaattcataatatcgttcctaagagtgatgatcttagtcggaggaaaatacttagagataaaagcatctttgcacttgttccatgaatcaatactattcttaggcaaagacgaaaaccaaactttagcacgatctctaagtgaaaacggaaataacttcaatttaacaatatcattatttgtatctttcttcttttgcatctcacacaaatcaacaaagttgtttagatgggtagtggcatcttcactaggaaggccggagaattgatctttcataacaagattcagcaaagcagtattgatttcacaagactcaacatcattaagaggagcaatcggagtgctaaggaaatcattattattggtattggagaaatcacataatttgatattatcttgcgccatcgcgacaagtaatccaacacacaagcaaacaaaaaggcaaacgaaagagagaggagtttgggaaagagagggcgaataaaacggcaaaggtgaagtgggggagaggaaaacgagaggcaaatggcaaataatgtaaatgcgagggagatgagtttgtgatgggtacttggtatgtcttgacttgagcgaagacctccccagcaacggcaccagaaatccttcttgctacgtcttgagcttgcgttggttttccttgaagaggaaagggtgatgcagcaatagtagcgtaagtatttccctcagtttttgagaaccaaggtatcaatccagtaggaggctcctcaaaagtcccacgcacctacacaaacaaacaagaactcgcaatcaacgcaataaaggggttgtcaatcccttcacgaccacttgcgaaagtgagatctgatagagataatatgataagataaatatatatttggtattttataatatagattggaaaagtaaagatgcaaataaaagtagattgaaagcttatatgataaaagatagacccgagggccataggtttcactagtggcttctctcaagatagcataagtattacggtgggtgaacaaattactgtcgagcaattgatagaaaagcgaatagttatgagattatctaggcatgatcatgtatataggcatcacgactgtgacaagtagaccgactcctgtctgcatctactactattactccacacatcgaccgctatccagcatgcatctagagtattaagttcataaagaacagaataacgcattaagaaagatgacatggtgtagagggataaactcatgcaatatgatataaaccccatctttttatcctcgatggcaacagtacaatacgtgccttgctgcccctgctgtcactgggaaaggacaccaaaagattgaacccaaagctaagcacttctcccattgcaagaaagatcaatctagtaggccaaaccaaactgataattcgaagagacttgcaaagataacttaatcacacataaaagaattcagaggagattcaaatatctctcatagataaacttgatcataaacccacaattcatcggatctcgacaaacacaccgcaaaaagtgttacatcgaatagatctccaagaagatcaaggagaacatggtattgagattcaaagagagagaagaagccatctagctaatagctatggacacgaaggtctgtggtaaactactcacaactcatcggagaggctatggtgttgatgtagaagccctccgtggttgattccccctccggcggagcgccggcgaaggctccaagatgggatctcgcggatacagaaggttgaggtggtggaattaggttttagtTGTTGcccttgatgttctcggggtacgtgagtatatataggaggaagaagtaggtcggtggacgcccgaggggcccacgagatagggggcgcgcctagtagtggggggcgccctccatcctcgtggcctcctcgattgcttcttgacttgcactccaagtcctctggatcacgtttgttccaaaaagatcgccccgaaggtttcattccggttggactccgtttgatattccttttcttcgaaacactgaaataggcaaaaaaacagcaatacgggttgggcctccggttagtaggttagtccaaaaaatgatataaaagtgtaaagtaaagcccataaacatccaaaacgggtaatataatagcatggaacaatcaaaaattatagatacgttggagacgtatcactacgccacaaatacaacatacgctccatccttatccgcaaggacaacAAGGTGTCAATTGAACACCACGTCTGTGCTACGCCCcaaatacaacgtgtgctccatccctatccgcaaggacgacgaggcgtcgACTGAACGCCACGTCTGAGCTACGTCACAAGTACATTGTACTATccagatccgcaaggacgacgaggtgtcgattgaacaccacgtctgagctgcgtcacaagtacaatgtactatccctatctgcaaggacgatgaggcgTCGACTGAACACCGTGTCTGAGctccgtcacaagtacaatgtactttTCACTCGGCAAAAGATGAGAAGATCAAGTCCACTCGGAACCGAAAGACAGTCAGAAATAGTTCAAAACCAAAATAAAAGCCATGATATTCAAAGGAATTCAAGTTCAGATAAACCCTGCAAAAGTTCAGGACCGCAGTAGGCAGAAGTACTTAGGCgtcaagcctgaaagagtttaatgattacataatcactcggcattccgaggtaaATAAAGGTGGGACATAATGTTTTGATCACTCGTTAGGAGAAGGACTTGCTGGATTGCAGAAACTGTCAAGGTCAATGATGTCTGTGATGCGAGTGGCGACGTCAAGGAAcgtgtccatgaaggactagaaAGTGTGCTTTTTGGTGTTCACAACCTTGAGTTTCGCCAGCTTGTCTTTTCTgacatccttgcagtgcactcggaccaatgacagggAGACGTCAGTGCCACAGCGAGCagatgatttcttccattcttgcactcggtcaggtatttgattcagtcgagccatcacAGACTCGAGGTCTTGTGAGAGTTccacctgaggccagagttcagcatcaacccgagtcatcgccgccttcagtcgggCAAGATAAGCAACATCGTTGTCCATGCGTGATTCCAACCGCAACACATTCATTGCAACCTCATCTTTGACGGGACAATTTATGGGGTTGAGACCCGTCTCGACCCACCCGGTCTctacttcaaagtcttgacaaagttctgcacagtcgaaaaaaatagtgagtcgacagtttgacaagacgtgtcagtcGACAACAACAAATCAGTCAAACAATATTACCTTCAAGCTCCAAGACCAACTTTGCAGCAAGCTGTCCCAGATAAGACTCTAGCTCGCCCTTCTTGGCCTTGAGGTTTCCAACTTCGTCGGTCAAGCTGTCCTGGTCCTTCTTTAGTtgctcgacctcccgattggcCTCAGAGACAGCGGTCTTTAGCTTAGAGTTCTCCTCTTCtaacttgctgactgaagccagcttcttgtccgcaagcgctgttttctctcgcgcctccttctgggccgcagcaagatcctgatccttcttctccagagcctgcttcattttctctaaagaaataacattcttcagacgaacttgaagttgacgattttcactacacacatctgttcgagtgaaatCACTTGGTTCAAAGAGACTAAAAGGAAAAACATGGGGAAGAGCGAATCACAAGATGGACAGTcgacgattggttacctcccatgatagccgCTTCAtcctgagcagtcttgaggttcttcttggccagttccaggtcaaggttgaggctgatttgcttcttgttcagttcagaaagttgagcccccagatcacaagacctctgcggtCAGCAAATAAGATATGGCAGTCGACAGAAAAAAAAAACCATCACAGTGAAAGTTGCCCTAAGactaccgccgaatcaaacattcaacagtagtctcggggactacacccagtgggtgcacttagcgtgcccccactggtttgg
This window encodes:
- the LOC119292718 gene encoding uncharacterized protein LOC119292718; amino-acid sequence: MKVVHEASQVAYNASTALQTNVKKTALADKKLASVSKLEEENSKLKTAVSEANREVEQLKKDQDSLTDEVGNLKAKKGELESYLGQLAAKLVLELEELCQDFEVETGWVETGLNPINCPVKDEVAMNVLRLESRMDNDVAYLARLKAAMTRVDAELWPQVELSQDLESVMARLNQIPDRVQEWKKSSARCGTDVSLSLVRVHCKDVRKDKLAKLKVVNTKKHTF